One window of Medicago truncatula cultivar Jemalong A17 chromosome 2, MtrunA17r5.0-ANR, whole genome shotgun sequence genomic DNA carries:
- the LOC11422908 gene encoding putative F-box/LRR-repeat protein At5g54820 — protein MARDNMELFSSILKPLLLAIVSFLPSQEATRTPILLQKWSKIWQSEENIDFNENFFVDSTSDENKQEQRKVFINFITSWIAHFPSRAINRFSLTVSNPQTCGETIERCVAFTIQRGVKELILDFPDPKWEDNDFDGKHALFQLPTHVYQLGLSLESLKLYSCGFDAQDFLNFGALKDLSLGWIEVKIKTLKKLLSICRTIESLNLKKCWNLANFDLGDEPLGLTRLVVNKCDSEYFIFNAPNLKYFKYSGVVFTSDINVRAIEEVDIDFSQESEFNERGNELCQILHDFSAANILTVCSYLLQVVPSGDEPVKMQSALNVKHLTLKTKMHSYELCGFEFMLNSCPLLEKLILDISPQLIFEDYTLPYQVDLKKFWQTRRVFPECLKNSLKVVEVIGLRATNEELMTCCFLMQGKVLEQINIKLWNEDDGKEEFRRGSAQLLVKAQKGSKNLQISID, from the exons ATGGCAAGAGATAACATGGAATTGTTTTCTTCGATACTAAAACCACTTCTTCTTGCAATCGTTTCTTTCCTACCCTCCCAAGAAGCCACAAGGACACCTATTCTTCTCCAAAAATGGTCAAAGATATGGCAATCTGAAGAAAACATCGACTTCAATGAAAACTTCTTTGTGGATTCAACTTCTGATGAAAACAAACAAGAACAAAGAAAAGTTTTCATCAACTTTATTACGAGTTGGATCGCACACTTTCCTAGCCGCGCCATTAACAGGTTTTCTCTCACGGTTTCGAATCCTCAAACTTGTGGGGAAACAATTGAGCGTTGTGTTGCTTTCACGATACAACGGGGAGTGAAAGAGTTAATTCTTGATTTCCCGGATCCAAAATGGGAAGATAATGATTTTGATGGTAAACATGCGTTGTTTCAATTGCCAACGCATGTTTATCAACTCGGATTGTCGCTTGAATCACTAAAACTGTATTCTTGTGGTTTCGATGCGCAAGATTTTCTTAACTTTGGTGCACTCAAAGACTTATCTTTGGGTTGGATTGAAGttaaaatcaaaaccctaaaaaaattgttatcaaTTTGTAGGACGATTGAAAGTTTGAATCTTAAGAAATGCTGGAATTTGGCGAACTTTGATTTGGGAGATGAACCACTTGGATTAACAAGATTGGTGGTAAACAAGTGTGATTCTGAGTATTTCATATTTAATGCACCAAATCTGAAATACTTCAAATATTCTGGAGTTGTGTTTACTTCAGATATTAATGTTAGGGCTATAGAAGAGGTAGACATTGATTTTTCTCAAGAATCAGAATTCAATGAACGTGGCAACGAACTCTGCCAAATCCTTCATGATTTCTCCGCCGCCAATATTCTAACTGTTTGCAGTTATCTACTTCAG GTCGTTCCATCTGGAGATGAACCGGTGAAGATGCAAAGTGCTTTGAATGTAAAACATTTGACTCTAAAGACTAAAATGCATTCATATGAGCTTTGTGGATTTGAATTCATGCTCAACAGTTGCCCATTGCTTGAAAAACTCATATTGGACATAAGTCCACAACTTATATTTGAG GACTATACACTTCCCTATCAAGTAGACCttaagaaattttggcaaactCGTCGAGTGTTTCCTGAATGCTTGAAAAATAGTTTGAAGGTGGTAGAAGTAATTGGATTGAGAGCCACAAACGAAGAACTTATGACTTGTTGCTTTCTTATGCAAGGAAAAGTTTTGGAACAGATTAATATTAAGTTGTGGAATGAAGATGATGGTAAAGAAGAATTTCGACGTGGATCTGCACAACTTTTAGTCAAAGCTCAAAAGGGTTCAAAGAATTTGCAAATATCAATTGATTGA
- the LOC112419377 gene encoding protein FAR1-RELATED SEQUENCE 5-like encodes MSMRTSYDVLGQGVGGTENLPFRFSDLKNYLMTIRQKEMVVGEATVIQEFFRNEALSKPSFYYDIQVDAAEDIASIFWADGIMQLDYSLFGDVISFDTTYRTNNQYRPLAAFIGFDNHRKSVLFGAALLYDETAATFDWLFTTFLKCMSNKKPQTRLVRYCVQFRIFFQVFFTGFVHGTWQRMPRKILALV; translated from the exons ATGTCGATGAGAACGTCTTATGATGTTCTTGGTCAAGGAGTTGGAGGTACGGAGAATCTTCCTTTTCGGTTTTCAGACTTAAAGAACTATCTAATGACAATTCGTCAAAAGGAGATGGTGGTTGGTGAAGCAACTGTAATTCAAGAATTCTTTAGAAATGAAGCTCTCTCGAAACCATCTTTTTACTATGATATCCAAGTTGATGCTGCAGAAGACATAGCTAGCATTTTTTGGGCAGATGGAATTATGCAACTAGATTATTCTCTATTTGGTGATGTCATCAGTTTTGATACAACTTACCGAACAAACAATCAATATCGGCCATTAG ctgcctttattggttttgacaatCATCGCAAGAGTGTTTTATTTGGTGCTGCGCTATTGTACGATGAGACAGCAGCtacttttgattggttgtttacAACATTCTTGAAGTGTATGTCCAATAAGAAACCACAGACTAGGCTAGTGCGTTATTGTGTTCAATTCCGAATATTTTTCCAGGTGTTTTTCACGGGCTTTGTTCATGGCACATGGCAGAGAATGCCAAGAAAAATCTTGGCTCTCGTGTAA